AAAAATCTAGGGATGTGGTGTTGTTTGGCGCCATCTATTCTTATATTTTGACATTGCTATTTCTTTAGTGTTTGCCGTGGAGGGTTTTCTTTTCAAGTCCAGGGCATAAGATATGGCGGTAAAACCAACAGTTGCCTTGAGGGCTATGCTTGTAGGAGGAATTGCAGCGTTTGCAAAGGTAGGTGCTGCAGTGAAGGCTGCTGGCAGTGCAAAGGTTGGTGCAGCAGCAGTTGCAATGACGGCAGCTGCAACCGCAGCTGTGTCAGGATCTAAACAAGAACAGAATGCTTCTAAGCAGAAGTGAAGTTAATTTTTATGCAATGTGCTTGGTAATTTTAGTGTATAATTGGCTGCTCCATGTTTTGTCTTGGAACACATTGGCTATGCCTGAgatataatgttttttttttcttttttcttttaatgtAAGACAAGAAACCAATTAAAATAAGAGAAATCGCATTGTTCTTTTGCATTGAAGCTTCGTTTTTTGATGGGCTTTTGATTTTCCAGTAGTTACTAAGCTGATCCACCTTTAATAAATTTTCAAACACAAGTGATTGCATTGAGTACAAAGCCTTAGTAGATATATGTGACCATCAACTTGCAAATAATAGTCAACATATGCAATTGATCTTCTCAGGAAAATAAGATTTCATGTTCACCAAAATTTCATTATATTTTATGGTATCATTTATAGTCATtcctttttctttcatttcttcgTAATTATATTCGTTTCCTTTGAGTACTTctccagggcattacaatcgaAATTGCAAACGCAATTCTCTTTCTGAACTCTAGCTTGCCTTGTATTTAGCAGGGTAAAGAACATCTCATAGGAAGTACTGGTACTAAAGCTAATGATGGAAGTGTTGTTTACTTGAACCACATGTGAAGTCTGGCTGGTCAACAAAGCTAACCACGAGTTCTGGGTTTGGATCTTCCAACTCAAATATCATCTGCAGAATAATAAACACCAAATGTCAGAGAGTTCAAGCAAAAGCAATCACTTTTAATTTAGAATCGATAAACAAATTGGATATATAGTTCTGTAGTTGCCATCAAAGAAGAAGCAGCCACTTTCTATCTAGATATTCTCTAATTGGGACTTCGGCATGCATACCACAACATTTTCCCCAGGCTTAAGGAGTGGAGCAGGCACATAGAGGTTGCACTGTGGTCCCACTGACTGCAAAAACGAAAGATATGAGAAGAAATAGCATAGTACTATTCTGTCAAATGAAGTAAAGAGATGCGCGATTTTACCGGCCAAAACCTTCCAACATTGAAATTGTTAACTATTGCAATTCCTTTACCCCAACCATTGAATGATATGAATGTATCTTTTATTTGGGATTCATTGTCGATATGGAAGTGACCAGCATAAAATGCTGGTTCTTTTGAAACAATCACTGCAAAATATAAGGCAGTTCATTATTGATCTCATCTCTGAGTTTTATCACAACATGAACTCTAGATCGTACCGTGCTTTTCCTTCAACTTTTTGCGAGCAGAAATATCAAAACCTCTAGAATAAGAAGCCTGATTAATGGGATTGTTTTCTGGAATCTCATTAAGGTTGGCAATAGGAATTTTGTACATTTTCCATTTGCTGAGAATACTCCCATCTAGGTAAACAGGAGATAAAATTCCCTGCAAAGATATTATGAAGGCCACTACATCATATGGTGCTACAGTAAGGGAATGAAATATTTGTATCGGCAATAAAAACAAAACTTTGATCATAGGTAAATAAATGCAATTAGTTAATAACCATATGTCAAAAGCAAATTTATGATTTCTCTAAGAAACGCTTACCTTCCTATCGAATATGTATGACCCATAATTTAGACGACCCATGTTTTCTACCTGTGAGCgattaaaagtaaataaattatAAGTCTTTTGAAATCATGCAGTATTATTACTGCAATGGAAACTGAAGCAAAATAACATATTAGGTACCAATATAAATAAGCTGATGCTGGACACACAATTAGTACTAGGAAGGTATAGTCTTCGAGTTGACCATCTTTCAATTGTACCAACAAATGTTGGTCTTATTCCAGCATTACGTCCAGAAGAGCAAGATATAAGCACCTGAGCTCTGTCATGCACCTGCAACATTTGAAAGCGAAATTCGTAACCTTAATTCTCTAAGCTTGTTGTATATTTCGATATATTGTACAACTAATAGACAAGTTACAAGTACAGGCTGTTGGACTTCAATACCAAGAATGTGCATTTTTCTTTGTTGGTAAAAAGAGATGAAAATGTGAACAGAGAAATTGGAATTCAATTTTACACAGCTACTTAACATTAGCTTAAATTTGAAAGATAAAAGAAAAGTCCACCTTTGGTATAGACAGAATTCTACCATCGTCGTTGTCCTTTGCAGCATATTCAGTTACATATAGCAAGAAGCCAAACATCTGCTCATAAAAAGCATTCGATATAAAATATTTCTACATATCATTAGATCATTTAATAAAAAAACTTCCAAGCCAAATCTGCAGAATCCTATGTACCTGGCCAACAGAATTCATTGGCATTGGATTTTCGGATTCAAC
This genomic interval from Humulus lupulus chromosome 8, drHumLupu1.1, whole genome shotgun sequence contains the following:
- the LOC133794476 gene encoding uncharacterized protein LOC133794476, with the protein product MAVKPTVALRAMLVGGIAAFAKVGAAVKAAGSAKVGAAAVAMTAAATAAVSGSKQEQNASKQK